The Armatimonadota bacterium DNA window GCCAGAAAGCTTGGATTTTGCCCGCTCAATCATGGATGGGCTAAGGTCGAAGCCGGTGACTTGGTGCCCGTCCATGGCGAGCATCTCGGCACACGTGCCCGTGCCGCAGGCGACGTCGAGCCATTGAGTTGGCTGATAATCCTGCATTTCGAGCAGTAATTTGACGTATTCCACCCACATCCGATAGGGCACCGCAGCCATCAGAAGGTCGTAATAGGGGGCCACTGGGCCAAAACTGCTCACGTCAGCATCATTATGAATGGTTAAAGACTCAAAAACGGCCGCATCTTTTCGAGGGTTTTTGGGCCGATTCCTTTGACATCGAGTAGCTCGTCGATGGACCTGAATCCACCGCGCTGCATCCGCAGGTTGAGGATGGCTTGTGCCGTCTTCGGACCGACACCGGGCAACTCTTCGAGTTGCCTTTGGTCCGCGGAGTTAATTGAGATGCTTCCGGCTGCTGGAAGACTCTTTGTGTTCGTTGAGCCGCCATAGAAGCTGGAGCGCTTTGACTCTGGAGCGCGAATGGTGGACGATTGCGGCGTGACATCGTCGAATGCCCCCGGATTGCCGAGCACGATTTGGGTTCCGTCTTCGACAAACTCTGTTGGATTGATGCTCTCCAGGTCCGCGCCAGGCAGGGCACCGCCGGCTGCATCGATTGCATCGCTAACTCGGCTGCCAGCAGGAACTTTGACCATTCCTTTCCGGCGAATCGCGCCCGAAACGTACACTGAAAAACTGGGTTTATCCGGTGTGGACCTCGACTTGGCAGCTTCCAGACCGGAGTAGCCGGCCCCAAGTCCACCCAGGGTCAGCAAGCCAACAATTCCCACTTGTTGCCACTTTTGCAACATCGTAATCGAACTATAGTCAAGAAATCCCAGGGTTGAAAAGCAGTCTTTCGTCTACCTTTCAAATTCGCGGCGCAACAAAGCATGTCGCCAGCCCCGAACACTCACGCGGCAACTCTCCGCTTTGATCGCGTACAAAAACCGTTCGAGAATCAGTGCGCCGGCATGGATGGTGCGCTCTCGGCCCGGTTCTATGCCAGGTATTGCTGCTCGCTGTGCGTCGGTCATTTGCATCATCCAAGTCATGGCCCGGCTGATTTCTTCGTAATCTAGAACCTTGCCATGAACGAGTTCTGGATCCCAGCTGAGGACTTTGTCGCGAATGGTGATCAGATTGGTTCCGGTCGCGCCAAGGGTGACCACCAGTCCAGAATCGCGCTGGTCATAGTCATCTCCGAGGATCTGGTCGATAGCATTTGATGCCTGAAAAATCTGCATCGGGCCACAGTTCTCTGGGGCAAGTTCTGCTTCTCGCAGCCCAAGGGCGCCGACGGCAAAGCTCTTTTTGAACTGCACTTCAAACCCTTTCGGTGTCCTTTGAGCAGTGACCAACTCGGTGCTGTGTCCTCCTGGATCGATGATCGAAATCAGTTCGGAGTGGGAAAACTCGGGGTCATCAAGCACAGACTCTAGCCCTAGTTGGGCTTCATCTTCGCCAGACAAAATGGTGATCGGTGTGCCCTGATTCGCGGCAGCTTCGCAGAATTCAGCGGCATTTTTTGCGATTCGGACGGCCATTGTGGCAGCGTATGTGACAGATTCCGCGCCGAACTTGGCTGCACTTGCCTTGGCCGTTGCCAGTGCTTCCAAAGTGCTCGTAATTTTTTCGGGCATTAATAGGCCAGTTTTTTTTGTCCCCGTGCCTAATCCAGTTACGCTGGATGATTCATAAATTGTTAAAATTTTGTTATTGGATAACTCTCCAACGAGAAGCAAAACAGAATTTGATCCGACGTCAACAACAGCCTTTGGCACATCAAAAGTGTACTCGGAAGATTTTTCGGCTATTTTTGAACTTATTTTACTGGCGGTTCGGGTACATTAGAGCCTGCGCATTTCAGCGCACATTTTTAAGTCCATGATTATCAACGAGGAACAAGTAGCAGAAGCATCTCCTGAACAGGAAAACCCAGAGCAGTTGGCGGCTCCGGTTGTAGATGCTGAAGCAACGACAAGTGACGTGACCCCAGCTGCTCCTGCAGCTCCGACCGCAGTTGAATCTGCACCAGCATCCGCTCCTGAATCAGGATCGGTTCAAGTCGCCGACGACCTAGATCTTTTTGAAGCCGCGATGGCCGAAATGGATTCGGGTTCGAAGTCGACCACAGATTCATACCGAAGACTTTCGAAGGGTGATCGCGTCGTAGCGACCGTCATCCAAGTGACCAAGGATCGCGTTTTCGTTGACCTCGGCACGAAGTCTGAAGGCGTAGTGCCTCTCAACGAACTTACCGAGAGCAACGTCGATACTGCTGAAGGATTGGTCAACGTCGGAGACAAGATTAATGTCGTCGTGATCAAGCCAGAAGGTGGCGATGGCGGCGCGATTGTCTCTAAGAAGCGCGCAGATTTTGATGCTGCTTGGGATCGCGTTGTTGATGCATTCCAGTCCGGTGAGATGGTCTCAGCTCAGGTTGTTGACCGGGTCAAAGGCGGATTGGTGGTTGATGTAGGAGTTCGCGGATTTGTTCCAGCCACTCACGTCGGTAGCGGCAATCTTCGAAACATCGACAAGTTTGTCGGCACTTCGCTCGAACTGAAAGTCATCGAGATTGATAAGGAGCGCAAGAAGGTTGTGCTCAGCAATCGCGAAGCCGAAGAAAAGCGACGCGATGACCTGAAGGAAAATCTGTTCTCGAACATCAACATGGGCGACGTGGTGGAAGGTTCGGTTCGACGACTCACCGACTACGGCGCCTTTGTGGACCTCGGTGGAATCGATGGACTGTTGCACATCAGCGAAATGAGCTGGATGCGCATCAATCACCCGAAGGAAGTTCTGAAAGAAGGCCAGAAGATTAAGGTGATGGTGCTTCGACTGGACAAGGACACTGGCAAGATCAGCCTTGGTCTGCGACAAGTCCTTCCAGATCCATGGAAGCTGATTCAAGAGAACTATAAGGTCGGTCAAAAGCTGAATTGCACGATCAGTCGAATGGTTCAGAGCGGTGCATTTGTCCGCTTGCCAGAAGAAGCTGAAGCATTCTTGCCGCTGAGCGAGATTTCGCATCGACGAATTTCCAAGCCACAAGACGTTCTTACTGAGAACCAAGAAGTTGAACTGACCATCATTGATCTGCGGCCAGACGAGCGGCGAATGGTGCTCAGTTTGAGATC harbors:
- the rpsA gene encoding 30S ribosomal protein S1, which translates into the protein MIINEEQVAEASPEQENPEQLAAPVVDAEATTSDVTPAAPAAPTAVESAPASAPESGSVQVADDLDLFEAAMAEMDSGSKSTTDSYRRLSKGDRVVATVIQVTKDRVFVDLGTKSEGVVPLNELTESNVDTAEGLVNVGDKINVVVIKPEGGDGGAIVSKKRADFDAAWDRVVDAFQSGEMVSAQVVDRVKGGLVVDVGVRGFVPATHVGSGNLRNIDKFVGTSLELKVIEIDKERKKVVLSNREAEEKRRDDLKENLFSNINMGDVVEGSVRRLTDYGAFVDLGGIDGLLHISEMSWMRINHPKEVLKEGQKIKVMVLRLDKDTGKISLGLRQVLPDPWKLIQENYKVGQKLNCTISRMVQSGAFVRLPEEAEAFLPLSEISHRRISKPQDVLTENQEVELTIIDLRPDERRMVLSLRSGTMPEQQIGYGYGAPGANDFDASDRNKPRGDRKSGPRGKKKGGRDDYEGGQQSRGAASGGATIGERLGMLKGFHFRSDEETETKTEESGEGTGE
- a CDS encoding ComEA family DNA-binding protein; its protein translation is MLQKWQQVGIVGLLTLGGLGAGYSGLEAAKSRSTPDKPSFSVYVSGAIRRKGMVKVPAGSRVSDAIDAAGGALPGADLESINPTEFVEDGTQIVLGNPGAFDDVTPQSSTIRAPESKRSSFYGGSTNTKSLPAAGSISINSADQRQLEELPGVGPKTAQAILNLRMQRGGFRSIDELLDVKGIGPKTLEKMRPFLSL